The following are encoded together in the Hyalangium minutum genome:
- a CDS encoding amino acid permease: protein MADAHPPTHSDDERRLAELGYKQELRRTWSGFSNFAISFSIISILAGCFTTFAQAWNNGGPIAISWGWPLISAFIMVIGLCMSELVSAFPTAGGIYWWAAKLGGARAGFYTGWLNLIGLVAVTASVVYACAGFMSITLGLFFAGWSSVLGGDALLQTFALFIALMVVVALLNIFSSHLLAVVNNISAYWHVFGSAAVVLVVLLTAKEYQTPAFVFTERINNSGFSDSTYWWYVLPLGFLLTQYTITGFDASAHLSEETQGAALTAARGIWQSIFYSAIGGWILLLSFLFVAKDTKFINDPANGYGAGQVTAVFASALPAAMFKVVMLISTVGQVFCAIACMTSTSRMLFAFSRDRAVPGSQLWSKVNSKTHVPVNAVLVSSIVAVLITLPALYKSPAGIPVAFYAVVSIAVIGLYLAFLIPIYLRLKAGENFRPGPWTLGRHYKWMCTVAVAEIAIISVYFCLPFVPSAVPFTENFTWYDVNYAPILAGGVLLAITVWWYASARRWFTGPIRTIDAPPAEEGSAPAAKPLA, encoded by the coding sequence GTGGCTGATGCCCACCCCCCGACGCACAGTGATGATGAGCGAAGGCTGGCCGAGCTCGGCTACAAGCAGGAGCTTCGCCGGACCTGGTCCGGCTTCTCCAACTTCGCCATCTCCTTCTCGATCATCTCGATCCTGGCCGGGTGCTTCACCACCTTCGCTCAGGCGTGGAACAACGGCGGCCCCATTGCCATCTCCTGGGGCTGGCCGCTCATCTCCGCGTTCATCATGGTCATTGGCCTGTGCATGTCCGAGCTGGTCTCGGCATTCCCCACGGCCGGTGGCATCTACTGGTGGGCGGCAAAGCTGGGAGGGGCTCGCGCTGGCTTCTACACCGGTTGGCTCAACCTGATTGGGCTCGTGGCCGTCACCGCCTCGGTGGTCTACGCCTGCGCCGGCTTCATGAGCATCACCCTGGGCCTGTTCTTCGCCGGGTGGAGCTCAGTGCTCGGCGGCGATGCGCTGCTCCAAACGTTCGCGCTGTTCATCGCCCTCATGGTGGTGGTGGCGCTGCTCAACATCTTCAGCTCGCACCTGCTGGCGGTGGTCAACAACATCTCCGCCTACTGGCACGTGTTCGGCTCGGCAGCGGTCGTGCTGGTCGTCCTGCTCACCGCCAAGGAGTACCAGACGCCCGCGTTCGTCTTCACCGAGCGCATCAACAACTCCGGGTTCTCCGACAGCACCTATTGGTGGTACGTGCTGCCGCTGGGCTTCCTGCTCACGCAGTACACCATCACCGGCTTTGACGCCTCTGCCCACCTGTCCGAGGAGACGCAGGGCGCGGCCCTGACGGCGGCCCGAGGCATCTGGCAGTCGATCTTCTACTCGGCGATCGGCGGGTGGATCCTGCTCCTGTCCTTCTTGTTCGTCGCCAAGGACACGAAGTTCATCAACGATCCGGCCAACGGCTATGGGGCCGGGCAGGTCACCGCGGTCTTCGCCTCGGCGCTGCCGGCCGCCATGTTCAAGGTGGTCATGCTGATCTCCACGGTGGGCCAGGTCTTCTGCGCCATCGCCTGCATGACGAGCACCTCGCGGATGCTGTTCGCCTTCAGCCGCGATCGCGCCGTGCCCGGCAGCCAGCTGTGGAGCAAGGTCAACTCGAAGACCCACGTGCCGGTGAACGCGGTGCTCGTGTCCTCGATCGTCGCCGTGCTCATCACCCTGCCCGCGCTCTACAAGAGCCCGGCGGGCATCCCGGTGGCCTTCTACGCGGTGGTGTCCATCGCGGTGATCGGGCTGTACCTGGCCTTCCTCATCCCCATCTACCTGCGCCTGAAGGCAGGGGAGAACTTCAGGCCCGGGCCCTGGACGCTGGGCCGGCACTACAAGTGGATGTGCACGGTGGCAGTGGCGGAGATCGCCATCATCTCGGTCTACTTCTGCCTGCCATTCGTGCCGTCCGCGGTGCCGTTCACCGAGAACTTCACCTGGTACGACGTGAACTACGCGCCGATCCTCGCGGGCGGCGTGCTGCTGGCCATCACGGTCTGGTGGTACGCCTCCGCTCGGCGCTGGTTCACCGGTCCGATCCGGACCATCGACGCCCCGCCCGCCGAGGAAGGCTCAGCGCCCGCCGCCAAGCCCCTGGCGTGA
- a CDS encoding cupin domain-containing protein translates to MSVAVTLWAQAPALAMPIADTEAQESLAPNAPPPVLGTVQPGEMLVYSPKKKVNLSTLVPLGPPEALGGQVLKGHPLLFGRTDFAEGPMRGGLFMATRGLIRVTFPFTEHATIIEGSVTLTDERGRTHTFKEGDSYFIRQGSVILWDVKGAYVIKSFFNVTEPTTP, encoded by the coding sequence GTGTCTGTCGCTGTCACGCTGTGGGCCCAGGCCCCCGCGCTGGCGATGCCGATCGCGGACACCGAGGCCCAGGAAAGCCTCGCTCCCAACGCACCACCGCCCGTGCTCGGCACCGTGCAGCCCGGCGAGATGCTGGTGTACTCGCCGAAGAAGAAGGTGAACCTGTCGACGCTGGTCCCTCTCGGCCCGCCAGAGGCGCTGGGCGGGCAGGTGCTCAAGGGTCACCCCTTGCTGTTTGGCCGGACCGACTTTGCAGAGGGCCCCATGCGGGGCGGCCTCTTCATGGCCACCCGAGGGCTGATCCGCGTCACTTTCCCGTTCACCGAGCACGCCACCATCATCGAGGGCTCGGTCACGCTCACGGACGAGCGAGGCCGGACGCACACCTTCAAGGAGGGCGACAGCTACTTCATCCGCCAGGGCTCGGTCATCCTCTGGGACGTGAAGGGCGCGTACGTCATCAAGAGCTTCTTCAACGTCACGGAGCCCACGACGCCTTGA